A window of the Calditerricola satsumensis genome harbors these coding sequences:
- the pknB gene encoding Stk1 family PASTA domain-containing Ser/Thr kinase, translated as MIGKVLGGRYEILSRLGGGGMAVVYRAKDHLLGRVVAVKVLREQDDQDDDFVSRFHREARAVASLSHPNVVNIYDVGQDGDIHYIVMECVHGETLKEYIQRRGPLPPDEAVAIGVQILSALAHAHENGIVHRDIKPQNILIGKHGEVKVTDFGIARAKTANTITHTGSMIGSVHYLSPEQARGGVADEKSDLYSFGVVLYEMLTGQVPFTGDSPISVALKHLQAEFVPPRRLRPEIPQSLENVVRRALAKNPRHRYASAEAMLEDLKTALLPERQNEPVWEPPIDEEDLEETKVLPIVGGVVEAVPTRSDDAPGGSGEGADEADGAARAEAAKGPNRHQRVMRALGWTLAIFIGLVFGLLGFNYAMGLLIVPDVTVPRVEGMHVNLAKKKLEEAGLSADVVPRSSNEVERDVVIRQEPSAGMVVKKGRTVTLYVSQGPEKVEIPDVRGMPRSQAEQLLSAFLSRTVDEEYSDEVPPGHVIRQEPAPGDRVVPQETRVRLVVSKGRETIAMPSLAGLTLAEAEATLQKHNLKLGSVREERSYWPKGTVFRQYPYNAGDNVQPGASVDVWVSGGLKDDAVEVVEEVLVLPEGGKADVTVQVQDARGVPLTVVSRTVSRPETVEVPLILAPHADGVIQVYQNGRLVNRQTVRYRDVIESDKT; from the coding sequence ATGATCGGCAAGGTGTTGGGCGGGCGGTACGAGATTCTCTCCCGCTTGGGCGGCGGGGGGATGGCCGTCGTCTATCGGGCCAAAGACCATCTGCTCGGTCGCGTCGTGGCCGTGAAAGTGCTGCGCGAGCAAGACGACCAGGATGACGACTTCGTCAGTCGCTTTCACCGTGAGGCGCGCGCGGTGGCCAGCCTGAGTCACCCCAACGTGGTCAACATCTACGACGTGGGCCAAGACGGCGACATTCACTATATCGTGATGGAATGCGTGCACGGGGAAACGCTGAAGGAGTACATCCAGCGCCGCGGGCCGCTGCCACCTGACGAGGCCGTCGCCATCGGCGTGCAGATCTTGTCGGCCCTGGCCCACGCCCATGAGAACGGCATCGTTCACCGCGATATCAAACCGCAGAACATCCTCATCGGCAAGCACGGCGAGGTGAAGGTGACCGATTTTGGCATCGCCCGGGCCAAAACGGCCAACACGATTACCCACACCGGGTCGATGATCGGGTCGGTCCACTACCTGTCGCCCGAGCAGGCCCGTGGGGGCGTTGCCGACGAGAAGTCCGATCTCTATTCGTTTGGCGTCGTCTTGTACGAGATGCTGACCGGTCAGGTGCCCTTCACCGGCGATTCGCCGATCAGCGTGGCCCTCAAACATTTGCAGGCCGAATTTGTGCCCCCGCGCCGCCTTCGCCCCGAGATTCCGCAGAGCCTGGAGAACGTTGTCCGGCGGGCGCTGGCCAAGAATCCGCGCCATCGCTACGCCTCGGCCGAGGCGATGCTGGAGGACCTGAAGACGGCCCTGTTGCCGGAGCGGCAAAACGAGCCGGTGTGGGAGCCGCCGATCGACGAGGAGGATCTGGAAGAAACCAAAGTCCTTCCCATCGTGGGCGGGGTTGTGGAGGCGGTCCCCACGCGTTCCGACGACGCGCCGGGCGGATCCGGGGAGGGGGCCGACGAGGCGGACGGGGCGGCGCGCGCCGAGGCGGCGAAAGGGCCCAATCGGCATCAGCGGGTTATGCGCGCCCTCGGGTGGACGCTGGCCATCTTCATCGGGCTCGTGTTTGGCCTGCTCGGCTTCAACTACGCCATGGGCCTGTTGATTGTGCCCGACGTGACGGTGCCGCGTGTCGAGGGCATGCACGTGAACCTGGCCAAGAAGAAGCTGGAAGAGGCCGGGCTGAGCGCCGACGTGGTGCCGCGCTCCAGCAACGAAGTGGAGCGCGACGTGGTGATCCGCCAGGAACCGTCGGCCGGCATGGTGGTGAAAAAGGGGCGCACCGTCACCCTGTATGTCAGCCAGGGGCCCGAGAAAGTGGAGATTCCGGACGTGCGCGGGATGCCGCGCAGCCAGGCCGAACAGCTGCTTTCCGCCTTCTTGAGCCGGACGGTTGACGAGGAGTACAGCGACGAGGTGCCGCCGGGCCACGTCATCCGTCAGGAACCGGCCCCGGGGGATCGGGTGGTTCCGCAGGAGACCCGCGTGCGCCTCGTCGTGAGCAAAGGGCGGGAGACGATCGCCATGCCGTCGCTGGCCGGGCTGACCTTGGCTGAAGCCGAGGCCACGCTGCAAAAACACAACCTCAAGCTCGGCAGCGTACGCGAGGAGCGCAGCTATTGGCCCAAGGGGACGGTGTTTCGCCAGTATCCATACAACGCGGGGGACAACGTCCAACCCGGAGCCTCGGTGGACGTGTGGGTGAGCGGCGGACTCAAGGACGACGCCGTGGAAGTGGTGGAGGAGGTGCTCGTGCTGCCCGAGGGCGGCAAGGCCGATGTCACCGTCCAGGTGCAGGATGCCCGCGGCGTTCCGCTCACCGTGGTCAGCCGCACCGTGTCGCGTCCGGAAACCGTTGAGGTGCCGCTCATCCTTGC
- a CDS encoding Stp1/IreP family PP2C-type Ser/Thr phosphatase — translation MIDAAWKSDIGQVRRVNEDRAALVVDEGGTVLAVVADGMGGHQAGEVASQIAVETVVHEMRALLSASLDELGEALREAVLRANDAVFAHARAHPACAGMGTTVVAAIARVEGGVVAHVGDSRAYQLTGGRVVCLTEDHSLVNELVKHGHLSPEEAEHHPQRHVLTQALGTDSGVRVDVTRFTWQGGDALILCSDGLSSLVTEDDLSAILASSPTATEAVDRLVSRANEAGGDDNITVVVLRNQGENRGEAR, via the coding sequence TTGATCGACGCCGCGTGGAAGAGCGACATCGGCCAGGTTCGCCGCGTCAACGAAGACCGCGCGGCCTTGGTCGTGGACGAGGGGGGAACGGTGCTGGCCGTGGTGGCCGACGGGATGGGCGGGCATCAGGCGGGGGAGGTGGCCAGCCAGATCGCCGTTGAGACGGTGGTGCACGAGATGCGCGCATTGCTAAGCGCCTCCCTGGATGAGCTCGGGGAGGCGTTGCGCGAAGCGGTCCTGCGCGCCAACGACGCCGTGTTCGCCCATGCGCGAGCCCATCCGGCGTGTGCCGGCATGGGTACGACGGTGGTGGCGGCCATCGCCCGGGTGGAAGGTGGCGTGGTGGCCCATGTCGGCGACAGCCGGGCGTACCAGCTGACCGGCGGGCGTGTGGTCTGCCTGACGGAGGACCATTCGCTGGTCAACGAACTCGTCAAGCACGGTCACCTGTCTCCCGAGGAGGCAGAGCATCACCCCCAGCGCCATGTGCTCACCCAGGCGTTGGGCACCGATTCGGGGGTGCGCGTCGACGTCACGCGCTTCACCTGGCAAGGCGGTGACGCCCTCATCCTCTGTTCCGACGGCCTCTCCTCGCTGGTGACCGAAGACGACCTCTCGGCCATTCTCGCTTCCTCGCCAACGGCAACCGAAGCCGTCGACCGCCTCGTGTCGCGGGCCAACGAAGCGGGCGGCGACGACAACATCACGGTCGTGGTGTTGCGCAACCAGGGGGAGAATCGAGGTGAGGCGCGATGA
- the rlmN gene encoding 23S rRNA (adenine(2503)-C(2))-methyltransferase RlmN — protein MNPLVYDLPYDALRQRLVDMGEPAFRATQLYEWLYVHRVTSFAAMTNLPKALREKLAETFDVAAVRELQRQVSKDGTVKFLFALRDGNAIETVIMRHRYGNSVCVTTQVGCRIGCTFCASTIGGKVRDLSAGEIVAQVVEAQRFLDREGERASHVVVMGIGEPFENYEALMTFLSILNHDKGLNIGQRHITVSTSGIVPRIYDFADAKLQVKLAVSLHAPNDELRSCIMPINRRYPLAELMEACRYYVETTGRRITFEYAMLGGVNDRPEHAEELARLVGDLLCHVNLIPVNYVPERQYVRTPRDEIFRFQRILQRHGIPTTIRREHGSDIAAACGQLRAQHNRQKRRQAAVEGAR, from the coding sequence TTGAACCCCTTGGTGTATGACCTTCCGTATGACGCGCTGCGCCAGCGCCTGGTGGACATGGGCGAGCCGGCCTTTCGGGCCACGCAACTTTACGAATGGCTCTACGTCCACCGCGTGACGTCCTTTGCGGCGATGACGAACTTGCCCAAGGCGCTGCGCGAAAAACTTGCCGAGACCTTCGACGTGGCGGCGGTTCGTGAGCTCCAGCGCCAGGTGTCGAAGGACGGGACGGTGAAATTCCTCTTCGCCCTGCGCGACGGAAACGCCATCGAGACGGTGATCATGCGTCACCGCTACGGCAACAGCGTGTGCGTCACGACGCAGGTGGGCTGCCGCATCGGCTGCACCTTTTGCGCGTCGACCATTGGCGGGAAGGTGCGCGACCTTTCGGCGGGGGAAATTGTCGCCCAGGTGGTGGAGGCGCAACGCTTTCTCGACCGCGAAGGGGAGCGGGCCAGCCACGTCGTCGTGATGGGCATCGGCGAGCCCTTCGAAAACTACGAGGCGCTCATGACCTTTTTGTCCATCCTCAACCACGACAAGGGGCTCAACATCGGCCAGCGGCACATTACCGTGTCGACGAGCGGGATCGTGCCCCGCATCTACGATTTCGCCGACGCCAAGCTGCAGGTGAAGCTGGCCGTCTCCTTGCACGCGCCGAACGACGAGCTGCGTTCCTGCATCATGCCCATCAACCGCCGCTACCCCTTGGCGGAGCTCATGGAGGCCTGCCGCTACTATGTCGAGACGACGGGGCGGCGCATCACCTTTGAGTACGCCATGCTCGGCGGCGTGAACGACCGGCCGGAGCACGCCGAGGAGCTGGCCCGGCTCGTGGGCGACCTGCTTTGCCACGTCAACCTGATCCCGGTCAACTATGTGCCGGAGCGCCAGTACGTTCGCACCCCGCGCGACGAAATCTTCCGCTTCCAACGCATCCTGCAGCGCCACGGGATCCCGACGACCATTCGCCGCGAACACGGCAGCGACATCGCCGCGGCGTGCGGTCAGCTGCGCGCCCAACACAACCGGCAAAAACGGCGCCAAGCCGCAGTCGAAGGGGCGAGGTGA
- the rsmB gene encoding 16S rRNA (cytosine(967)-C(5))-methyltransferase RsmB, with amino-acid sequence MPIDAKAPTLTAREAALEALVAVEAQGAYSNLALHRVLPRTAPRDKALATELVYGTLKRQNTLDWALVRMLERPIEKLARWVKVLLRLSLYQLFYLERVPDHAVVHEAVEIAKRRGHKGIAALVNGVLRRAVREGKQLLVPPELPALTRKALELSHPEALIARWEAVYGPEETRAMCAANNAPAPVAVRVNRLKATREAAAARLAAEGWEAIPSRLSPDGLRLTGGPGNVARSTPYREGWITVQDESAMLAARLLDPAPGARVLDLCAAPGGKATHLAERMDDRGEVVAVDDHEHKLPLIAENAARLGLSIVRPVCADGREAGMRWPEAFDAVLLDAPCSGYGVIRRRPEIKWRKTAEDIDALVALQRELLEAAARALRPGGVLVYTTCTVEPRENGEQIRAFLADHPEMEPDPSGVAARLAAVADRIDPETGGVQILPHHFGSDGFYLARLRKRGDRH; translated from the coding sequence ATGCCGATCGATGCGAAAGCGCCGACGCTCACCGCCCGCGAGGCGGCGCTCGAGGCCCTTGTGGCCGTGGAGGCCCAGGGGGCCTACAGCAATTTGGCCCTTCACCGCGTGCTCCCGCGCACCGCGCCGCGCGACAAGGCCTTGGCGACCGAACTGGTGTACGGCACGCTCAAGCGGCAGAACACCCTCGACTGGGCCCTTGTCCGCATGCTCGAGCGGCCCATCGAGAAACTGGCCCGCTGGGTGAAGGTGCTCCTGCGCCTCAGCCTGTATCAGCTCTTCTACCTGGAACGCGTTCCCGACCACGCTGTCGTTCACGAGGCGGTGGAGATCGCCAAGCGGCGCGGGCACAAAGGGATTGCCGCCCTGGTCAACGGCGTGCTGCGCCGCGCGGTGCGCGAGGGGAAGCAGCTGCTCGTTCCGCCCGAGCTGCCCGCGCTCACGCGGAAAGCCCTCGAGCTGTCCCATCCGGAGGCGCTCATCGCGCGTTGGGAGGCGGTGTACGGGCCGGAGGAGACGCGGGCCATGTGCGCGGCCAACAACGCGCCGGCACCCGTCGCCGTCCGCGTCAACCGCTTGAAGGCGACGCGGGAAGCGGCGGCCGCCCGCCTGGCTGCCGAGGGCTGGGAAGCGATCCCGTCACGCCTGTCGCCGGACGGGCTGCGCCTCACCGGGGGGCCGGGAAACGTCGCCCGTTCCACCCCCTATCGCGAGGGGTGGATCACCGTGCAAGACGAAAGCGCGATGCTGGCGGCCCGCCTTCTCGACCCCGCGCCAGGTGCGCGCGTCCTTGACCTGTGCGCCGCGCCCGGCGGAAAGGCGACGCACCTGGCCGAGCGGATGGACGACCGGGGCGAAGTGGTGGCCGTCGACGACCATGAACACAAACTTCCGCTCATCGCCGAAAACGCGGCGCGCCTTGGCCTAAGCATCGTGCGCCCGGTGTGCGCCGACGGGCGTGAAGCCGGGATGCGCTGGCCGGAGGCCTTCGACGCCGTGCTGCTCGACGCCCCGTGCAGCGGCTACGGCGTGATCCGCCGCCGTCCGGAAATCAAGTGGCGCAAGACGGCGGAGGACATCGACGCCCTCGTCGCCTTGCAGCGGGAACTGTTGGAGGCTGCCGCGCGGGCGCTCAGGCCGGGCGGCGTCCTCGTCTACACCACCTGCACCGTCGAGCCGCGCGAAAACGGCGAGCAGATCCGCGCCTTCCTGGCCGATCACCCCGAGATGGAGCCGGATCCTTCAGGGGTGGCCGCGCGCCTGGCCGCCGTGGCCGACCGCATCGATCCCGAGACCGGCGGCGTGCAGATCCTGCCCCATCATTTCGGCAGCGACGGCTTCTATTTGGCCCGCTTGCGAAAACGAGGTGACCGGCATTGA
- the fmt gene encoding methionyl-tRNA formyltransferase yields the protein MGTPDFAVPSLEALLASGYEVVAVVTQPDRPKGRKRVLTPPPVKVRAQAAGIPVLQPERLREPAAVDAVLSFRPDVVVTAAYGQILPKALLEAPPRGCLNVHASLLPKYRGGAPIHRAILNGETETGVTIMTMAEALDAGDILSQVRVPIERTDTAGTLHDKLARAGAQLLLETLPRWLRGEITPQPQDHAQATYAPNLTRADERIDWTAPAEAVYNRVRGLHPWPVAYTTTADGQVLKVWWGTPRPGRADAPPGTVVAVEERAVVVATGDGLFALEEVQPAGKTRMPVAHYLRGAGRAVLAPGTRLGMEAE from the coding sequence ATGGGCACGCCCGATTTTGCCGTACCCAGCCTCGAAGCGCTGCTCGCCTCCGGTTATGAAGTCGTGGCGGTGGTGACGCAGCCCGACCGCCCCAAGGGCCGCAAACGGGTGCTGACGCCACCGCCGGTAAAGGTGCGGGCACAGGCCGCGGGCATTCCCGTCCTGCAGCCGGAGAGGCTGCGCGAACCGGCCGCCGTGGACGCGGTGCTCTCCTTCCGCCCCGACGTGGTGGTGACGGCGGCCTACGGGCAAATCCTGCCTAAGGCGCTCCTCGAGGCCCCGCCGCGGGGCTGCCTCAACGTGCACGCCTCGCTTCTGCCCAAGTACCGTGGCGGTGCGCCGATCCATCGCGCCATCCTGAACGGGGAGACGGAGACGGGCGTGACGATCATGACGATGGCGGAAGCCCTCGACGCCGGCGACATCCTCAGCCAGGTGCGCGTGCCGATCGAGCGGACCGACACGGCCGGCACGCTGCACGACAAGCTGGCGCGCGCGGGAGCCCAGTTGCTTTTGGAGACGCTGCCCCGGTGGCTGCGCGGGGAGATCACACCGCAGCCGCAGGATCACGCCCAGGCCACCTACGCCCCCAACCTGACGCGGGCCGACGAGCGCATTGACTGGACGGCGCCGGCGGAAGCGGTGTACAACCGCGTGCGCGGGCTTCATCCCTGGCCGGTGGCCTACACGACGACGGCGGACGGCCAGGTGCTGAAAGTGTGGTGGGGCACGCCGCGTCCCGGTCGCGCCGACGCGCCGCCGGGTACGGTGGTGGCCGTGGAGGAACGCGCGGTGGTGGTGGCCACCGGCGACGGCCTCTTTGCTCTGGAAGAGGTGCAGCCGGCCGGTAAGACGCGCATGCCGGTGGCACACTATTTGCGCGGGGCTGGACGCGCCGTCCTGGCGCCGGGGACGCGGCTCGGCATGGAAGCGGAATGA
- the def gene encoding peptide deformylase has translation MAIRMIVKHPDPLLRQVAKPVTKITPNVLKLLDDMAETMYDADGVGLAAPQVGVLKRVIVVDVGDGLIELINPEIVEMSGEQVGPEGCLSIPGLYGDVRRAKYCKVKGLNRHGQEIVVEGEDLLARALQHEVDHLNGRLFIDIAERLYDKDELAKHSGEAADEEE, from the coding sequence ATGGCCATTCGCATGATCGTGAAGCATCCCGATCCGCTGCTCCGCCAGGTGGCCAAACCGGTCACCAAGATCACGCCCAACGTGCTCAAGCTCCTCGACGACATGGCGGAGACGATGTACGACGCGGACGGGGTGGGGCTGGCCGCCCCCCAAGTGGGCGTGCTCAAGCGCGTCATCGTCGTCGATGTCGGCGACGGGCTGATCGAACTCATCAATCCGGAAATCGTGGAGATGAGCGGCGAACAGGTGGGGCCGGAAGGGTGCCTCAGCATCCCCGGCCTGTACGGCGACGTGCGGCGGGCGAAATACTGCAAGGTGAAGGGCCTCAACCGCCACGGTCAGGAGATCGTCGTGGAAGGGGAAGACCTCCTGGCTCGCGCCCTGCAGCACGAGGTCGACCACCTTAACGGCCGGCTGTTCATCGACATCGCCGAGCGGCTGTACGACAAGGACGAGCTGGCCAAGCACAGCGGCGAAGCGGCCGACGAGGAGGAATGA
- the priA gene encoding primosomal protein N', which yields MIARVVVDVPVAAVDRPFDYAVPPALSPLVRVGIRVLVPFGPRQVIGFVVDVDEADGKTEAAGKALKAIAAVLDPEPPLTEELVALGAWMAEAYLCPRSAAYQAMLPSALKARTEKRLRLRGEPPPLLAPSAEEAAFVEALRRRGHLTFDEAMKRFPGAAALMRRWVEEGVLDVFYAAVDRAGTKTVTRVVPAVDPEALRRARDALSPRAVRQRAVLDALLAAPHPPTLADLLAAAGAPRSAVTALVEKGLLHLVEEEVYRDPYAAASFAPSSPPPLTAQQEAAVCRISEALASGQPHTLLVHGVTGSGKTEVYLQAIARTLESGRQAIVLVPEIALTPQMVERFKGRFGARVAVLHSRLSVGERYDEWRKIRRGEVDVAVGARSAVFAPFTRLGLLVIDEEHETSYKQEEQPKYHARAVARWRAERHGAVLVLGSATPALETYAASKSGRIERIVLTERPGGGRLPTVTVVDMREELRAGNRSMFSRRLREAIERRLSCGEQVVLFLNRRGYATFVLCRVCGYVAQCPHCDLSLTYHLAGRMLRCHTCGHAEPEPARCPSCGSPHVRYFGAGTQRVEEALARTFPGIRVIRMDVDTTRAKGAHEVLLGRFRSGEADVLLGTQMIAKGLDFPNVTLVGVIAADTLLRLPDFRAAERTFQLLTQVAGRAGRGERPGEVIVQTYAPEHYSIRLAQSHDYAAFAERELAVRRKGMYPPFSRLILLTLSGRDVRAVQKAAGDVAARIRRAVDDTAQVLGPSPSPVLRVNDRYRFQCVLKYKNESLVKPAVKAVLAEVERALSAQGVGLSVDVDPMVLW from the coding sequence ATGATCGCCCGCGTCGTCGTCGACGTGCCCGTAGCGGCGGTGGACCGCCCCTTCGACTATGCCGTGCCGCCGGCGCTTTCCCCTTTGGTGCGCGTCGGCATCCGCGTGCTCGTTCCCTTTGGCCCGCGACAGGTGATCGGGTTTGTCGTCGACGTCGACGAGGCGGATGGGAAAACGGAGGCGGCGGGCAAAGCGCTGAAGGCCATCGCCGCCGTGCTCGACCCCGAGCCGCCGCTGACGGAGGAGCTGGTGGCGCTGGGGGCGTGGATGGCCGAGGCGTACCTGTGCCCGCGGAGTGCCGCCTACCAGGCGATGCTTCCGTCGGCGCTCAAGGCGCGCACCGAGAAACGCCTGCGCCTGCGCGGCGAGCCGCCGCCGCTCCTCGCGCCGTCGGCCGAGGAGGCCGCCTTTGTGGAGGCGCTCCGCCGCCGCGGCCATCTGACCTTCGACGAAGCGATGAAACGCTTTCCCGGCGCGGCGGCGCTCATGCGGCGATGGGTGGAGGAAGGCGTCCTCGACGTGTTCTACGCCGCCGTCGACCGCGCGGGGACCAAGACGGTGACGCGCGTGGTGCCGGCTGTGGATCCGGAGGCGCTTCGGCGGGCGCGCGACGCCCTCTCTCCGCGCGCCGTGCGCCAGCGCGCCGTGCTCGACGCCCTCCTGGCCGCGCCCCATCCGCCGACGCTCGCCGACCTGCTCGCTGCCGCGGGGGCGCCGCGCAGCGCGGTCACGGCGCTGGTGGAGAAGGGGCTTTTGCACCTGGTGGAAGAGGAGGTCTACCGCGACCCTTACGCGGCGGCGTCCTTTGCCCCCTCTTCGCCACCGCCCCTCACGGCCCAGCAGGAGGCCGCCGTTTGTCGCATTTCCGAAGCCCTCGCCTCCGGGCAGCCGCACACGCTGCTCGTGCACGGCGTGACGGGCAGCGGCAAAACGGAAGTCTATCTCCAGGCCATCGCGCGTACGCTGGAAAGCGGGCGGCAGGCCATCGTTCTCGTGCCGGAGATCGCCCTCACGCCGCAGATGGTGGAGCGCTTCAAGGGGCGCTTCGGCGCGCGCGTGGCCGTGCTGCACAGCCGCCTGTCCGTCGGCGAGCGGTACGACGAGTGGCGCAAGATTCGCCGCGGCGAGGTGGACGTGGCCGTGGGGGCCCGCTCGGCCGTGTTCGCCCCCTTCACGCGGCTGGGGCTCCTCGTCATCGACGAGGAGCACGAGACGAGCTACAAGCAGGAGGAACAGCCTAAATACCACGCCCGCGCCGTGGCGCGGTGGCGGGCTGAGCGCCACGGCGCCGTCCTCGTCCTGGGGAGCGCCACGCCAGCGCTGGAAACCTACGCCGCCAGCAAGAGCGGCCGCATCGAGCGGATCGTGCTGACCGAGCGCCCCGGCGGCGGCCGGCTGCCGACGGTGACGGTGGTCGACATGCGCGAGGAGCTGCGCGCGGGCAACCGCTCGATGTTCAGCCGCCGCCTGCGGGAGGCGATCGAGCGGCGGCTTTCATGCGGCGAGCAGGTGGTGCTCTTTTTGAACCGCCGCGGCTACGCCACCTTTGTCCTCTGCCGCGTCTGCGGCTACGTGGCCCAATGCCCACACTGCGACCTGTCCCTCACCTACCATTTGGCTGGTCGCATGCTGCGCTGCCACACCTGCGGCCACGCCGAACCGGAGCCGGCGCGCTGCCCGAGCTGCGGAAGCCCGCACGTTCGCTACTTCGGCGCGGGCACGCAGCGCGTCGAGGAGGCGCTCGCCCGCACCTTTCCCGGCATCCGCGTCATCCGCATGGACGTCGACACCACGCGGGCCAAGGGGGCCCACGAGGTGCTGCTGGGCCGCTTTCGGAGCGGCGAGGCCGACGTGCTCCTGGGCACGCAGATGATCGCCAAGGGGCTCGATTTCCCCAACGTGACGCTGGTCGGCGTCATCGCCGCCGACACGCTGCTCCGCCTGCCCGACTTCCGCGCCGCCGAGCGGACGTTCCAGCTGCTCACCCAGGTGGCCGGGCGGGCCGGGCGGGGCGAGCGGCCGGGCGAGGTGATCGTGCAAACCTACGCGCCGGAGCACTACAGCATCCGGCTGGCCCAGTCCCACGATTATGCCGCCTTTGCCGAACGGGAGCTCGCCGTGCGGCGCAAGGGGATGTACCCGCCCTTTTCCCGGCTCATCCTGCTCACCCTGTCCGGCCGCGACGTCCGGGCGGTGCAGAAGGCCGCCGGCGACGTGGCGGCGCGCATTCGCCGCGCCGTGGACGACACGGCCCAGGTGTTGGGCCCCAGCCCCTCGCCGGTGCTGCGCGTCAACGATCGCTACCGGTTCCAATGCGTGCTAAAATATAAGAATGAGTCGCTCGTGAAGCCAGCCGTCAAAGCGGTGCTGGCCGAAGTGGAGCGCGCGCTGTCCGCCCAGGGCGTGGGCCTGTCGGTGGACGTCGACCCCATGGTCCTGTGGTGA
- the coaBC gene encoding bifunctional phosphopantothenoylcysteine decarboxylase/phosphopantothenate--cysteine ligase CoaBC, with the protein MKGKTILLGVTGGIAAYKAAALTSRLVQQGADVHVILTEAAARFVTPLTFQALSRNAVHTDVLEEKDPRVIAHIDLADRADLVIVAPATANFLAKAACGLADDMLSAVLLATRAPVLLAPAMNVNMYRHPAVQANLARLRAWGWHVVEPGEGYLACGWTGKGRMAEPEAIAAAAEALLAGQRDLAGLRILVTAGATQEALDPVRYLTNRSSGKMGYAIAEEAARRGAEVILVTGPTALEPPADVRVVRVTTAQEMYEAVLDAYPRVDVVIKAAAVADYRPKTVHAQKMKKGAETLVLELERTPDILQTLGERKAHQFLVGFAAETERVADYAQEKLKRKNLDLVVANDVTQEGAGFGADTNIVAVYDRDGLVAEWPKLPKREVAARLLSLIAQRVRRVS; encoded by the coding sequence CGGCCGCCCGCTTCGTCACGCCGCTCACCTTTCAGGCCCTGTCGCGCAACGCGGTCCACACCGATGTCTTGGAGGAAAAGGACCCGCGCGTCATCGCCCACATCGACCTGGCCGACCGGGCCGATCTCGTCATCGTCGCCCCGGCGACGGCCAATTTTTTGGCCAAGGCGGCCTGCGGCCTGGCCGATGACATGCTCTCGGCCGTCCTCTTGGCCACGCGGGCACCGGTGCTCCTTGCCCCGGCGATGAACGTCAACATGTACCGCCACCCGGCGGTGCAGGCCAACCTCGCGCGGCTGCGGGCGTGGGGTTGGCACGTGGTGGAGCCGGGCGAGGGGTATTTGGCCTGCGGCTGGACGGGGAAGGGGCGCATGGCCGAGCCGGAGGCGATTGCGGCCGCGGCCGAGGCCCTTCTGGCAGGCCAGCGCGACCTGGCCGGCCTGCGCATTCTCGTCACGGCGGGGGCGACCCAGGAGGCCCTTGACCCGGTGCGCTACCTGACCAACCGCTCGTCGGGAAAGATGGGGTACGCCATCGCTGAGGAAGCGGCCCGCCGCGGCGCCGAGGTGATCCTCGTCACCGGGCCGACGGCGCTGGAGCCCCCGGCGGACGTGCGCGTCGTGCGGGTGACGACGGCCCAGGAGATGTACGAGGCCGTGCTTGACGCCTATCCCCGCGTCGACGTCGTGATCAAGGCGGCCGCCGTGGCCGACTACCGCCCGAAGACGGTTCACGCGCAGAAGATGAAAAAGGGCGCCGAGACGCTCGTGCTCGAGCTGGAGCGCACGCCGGACATCCTCCAGACGCTGGGGGAGCGGAAAGCCCACCAGTTTCTCGTCGGCTTTGCCGCCGAGACGGAGCGCGTGGCCGACTACGCGCAGGAGAAGCTGAAGCGCAAGAACCTCGACCTGGTGGTGGCCAACGACGTCACGCAGGAAGGGGCCGGCTTCGGCGCGGACACGAACATCGTGGCGGTTTACGACCGCGACGGGCTGGTCGCCGAATGGCCCAAACTGCCGAAGCGCGAGGTGGCCGCACGGCTGCTTTCCCTCATCGCCCAGCGCGTGCGGCGCGTCTCATGA